A region of Saccharococcus thermophilus DNA encodes the following proteins:
- the comGF gene encoding competence type IV pilus minor pilin ComGF, with amino-acid sequence MNDATKGFTFLEMLVVLSVVLLVTSLLPLFFDARLFTYDNVNGFHRTEWQIFLQQLQSELNESKQWKSSGTVLYLQKFTGEQVSFELYKSSIRRQVDGAGNETALQYVKSVAYTTTNNGIFLHVTATDGKTYEAFLSRLF; translated from the coding sequence ATGAACGATGCCACAAAAGGTTTTACGTTTTTAGAAATGCTTGTCGTCTTGTCTGTCGTTTTGCTAGTTACCTCGCTGCTGCCGCTTTTTTTCGATGCGCGTTTATTTACGTATGATAATGTGAACGGATTTCACCGTACGGAGTGGCAGATTTTCCTGCAGCAACTTCAATCGGAGCTGAATGAATCGAAACAATGGAAAAGCAGCGGGACGGTGTTATATTTACAAAAGTTTACCGGGGAGCAAGTCAGTTTTGAATTATACAAATCGTCCATCCGCCGGCAAGTAGACGGCGCCGGTAACGAAACGGCGTTGCAGTACGTAAAGAGTGTCGCCTATACCACGACAAATAACGGAATTTTTCTCCATGTTACGGCAACGGACGGAAAAACGTACGAGGCGTTTCTTTCCCGACTTTTTTAA
- the comGE gene encoding competence type IV pilus minor pilin ComGE has protein sequence MCRKCSGFTLVEAVFALALLLVVTTALLPMFTQIMLERKNIDLKEKAQQLLSVALHEEQMKPETTVVDGRTTFVLHSYYEENDMWKVCVRWNDYAGRSLERCGYGKR, from the coding sequence ATGTGCAGAAAATGTAGCGGATTTACGTTAGTGGAAGCGGTTTTTGCCCTCGCGCTTCTGCTTGTTGTAACAACGGCATTGTTACCGATGTTTACGCAAATCATGCTGGAAAGGAAAAATATAGATTTAAAAGAAAAGGCGCAGCAACTGTTGTCTGTCGCCCTGCATGAAGAACAGATGAAGCCGGAAACAACGGTAGTGGATGGAAGGACGACGTTTGTCCTTCATTCGTACTATGAAGAAAATGATATGTGGAAAGTATGTGTGCGCTGGAACGATTACGCCGGACGCAGTTTAGAAAGGTGTGGATACGGGAAGCGATGA
- the comGD gene encoding competence type IV pilus minor pilin ComGD, whose product MERDRGFTFTEMLLVLSAITVLMAVSLPSLSNLARQKTETYIITQLRDDLLYAQQYAMTHKTPVAVTFSESRPEYRTVEIKTGKTIVTRTLPNPWKFQLTTLTLPLLFLENGNVNKAGALLLKRKDIAYKITFLLGKGRFYVQKM is encoded by the coding sequence GTGGAACGTGATCGCGGTTTTACCTTTACCGAAATGCTTCTCGTTTTATCCGCCATCACCGTGCTGATGGCGGTTTCTCTCCCTTCTTTAAGCAACTTGGCGCGCCAGAAAACAGAAACGTATATCATTACACAACTGCGCGATGATTTACTATACGCGCAGCAATATGCGATGACGCATAAAACGCCGGTGGCCGTGACATTTTCGGAAAGCCGTCCCGAGTATCGGACGGTGGAAATAAAAACCGGGAAAACGATTGTCACCCGCACGCTTCCGAATCCATGGAAGTTTCAGCTGACGACGCTGACGCTACCGCTTCTCTTTTTGGAAAACGGAAATGTGAATAAAGCGGGAGCGCTTTTATTAAAAAGAAAAGACATTGCTTATAAAATTACATTTTTGCTTGGAAAAGGGAGGTTTTATGTGCAGAAAATGTAG
- the comGC gene encoding competence type IV pilus major pilin ComGC has translation MNERGFTLIEMLIVLMVISVLLLIVIPNITKHNGMINNKGCAAFVNTVQAQVKAYEMENNKIPTIQELIDGKYIKSDKCPNGRSIQINSNGEVSESGT, from the coding sequence ATGAATGAAAGGGGATTTACGTTAATCGAAATGTTAATCGTATTGATGGTTATTTCTGTCTTATTGCTGATTGTCATTCCAAATATAACAAAACATAACGGAATGATTAACAACAAAGGATGTGCGGCGTTTGTCAACACCGTCCAAGCGCAAGTCAAGGCGTATGAGATGGAGAATAACAAAATTCCGACGATACAGGAGCTAATCGATGGAAAGTACATTAAGTCCGATAAATGTCCGAACGGCCGTTCCATTCAAATTAACAGCAATGGGGAAGTAAGCGAAAGTGGAACGTGA
- the comGB gene encoding competence type IV pilus assembly protein ComGB, with translation MRKRKWPLHQQGTFLVRLGSLLERGYSLSQALEFLEIQQPLSRRHDLQQCLSRLRSGLSFYQSIASLPFHREAIGYLFFAEQHGDLPNGIIEAGRMLMQKAEYMQRLRKTCSYPLMLLFFMVLMLSAVGHLLLPRFSQVSSTLSSSPSSASTVFMHIVSIVPNVFAVVFVFCIVCFLFYIGSFRKWPVTAKINVAMKIPLLRSFVRLYVTHLLALQLGHLLQGGMSIYEALQVFERQESLPFLRAEGKRMKDELAKGLPLDGIIAICNYYEQELALVIRHGQSNGELGKELNHYSEILFQMFEERLEALLKFIQPLLLSFVGMLVVCMYLAILLPMFSMMNHL, from the coding sequence ATGAGGAAACGAAAATGGCCGCTACATCAGCAAGGAACGTTTTTAGTGCGGTTAGGAAGCCTATTAGAAAGAGGGTATTCGCTGTCACAAGCGCTCGAATTTTTAGAAATTCAACAGCCGCTTTCCCGCCGCCATGATTTGCAGCAATGCCTTTCTAGGCTTCGTTCGGGACTGTCTTTTTACCAATCGATTGCTTCGCTTCCTTTCCATCGCGAAGCAATCGGCTATTTGTTTTTCGCAGAGCAGCACGGAGATTTGCCGAACGGCATTATCGAAGCGGGAAGAATGCTAATGCAGAAGGCGGAATATATGCAAAGGCTGCGCAAAACGTGCAGCTACCCGCTAATGTTGCTGTTTTTTATGGTATTGATGTTGTCTGCCGTTGGACATCTGTTGCTGCCGCGGTTTTCTCAAGTTTCTTCCACTCTATCCTCCTCGCCATCTTCTGCATCCACCGTTTTTATGCACATCGTTTCCATTGTCCCCAATGTGTTTGCTGTTGTTTTTGTTTTCTGTATCGTTTGTTTTCTTTTTTATATCGGCTCATTTCGAAAATGGCCGGTGACCGCCAAGATCAACGTCGCGATGAAAATCCCGCTTCTTCGTTCTTTTGTCAGGCTTTATGTCACCCATCTGCTCGCACTGCAGCTAGGCCATTTACTGCAAGGAGGAATGTCGATATATGAGGCGCTCCAAGTTTTTGAACGGCAAGAATCGCTGCCGTTTTTACGGGCGGAAGGAAAACGGATGAAAGACGAGCTGGCGAAGGGACTTCCACTAGATGGCATTATCGCTATCTGCAATTATTACGAACAAGAGCTGGCGCTCGTGATCCGTCATGGCCAGTCTAATGGGGAATTGGGCAAAGAATTAAATCATTATAGCGAAATATTGTTTCAGATGTTCGAGGAACGACTCGAAGCGCTATTGAAATTCATTCAGCCACTGCTGTTGTCTTTTGTCGGCATGCTTGTTGTTTGCATGTATTTGGCAATTTTGCTGCCGATGTTTTCCATGATGAATCATTTATAG
- the comGA gene encoding competence type IV pilus ATPase ComGA: MNEIEYLADRLLTEAGLLRVSDIHIVPRKNDAVVRFRLDGLLMEKATLTKETCERLITHFKFLAGMDIGERRRPQSGAMETNQQGEILHLRLSTLPTSYDESLVIRLLPQNFFLPQSQLSLFTHSTNLLLSLFQQPQGLILFTGPTGSGKTTTLYTLLRVCQEEWNRNVITLEDPVEKRIDNLLQVQINEKAGITYAAGLKAALRHDPDVIMVGEIRDVETAKIAVRSAMTGHLIVSTMHTKNAVGAIYRLREFGIPLEDIEQTLLAVTAQRLVDLFCPFCGEHCSLFCRQYRKVRRVAVHELLYGNALSDAIQSVQTKNKLCRYYSLENMIRKGVALGFLPAYTLAVVKGGGK; the protein is encoded by the coding sequence ATGAATGAGATTGAATATTTGGCGGATCGTCTTCTCACGGAAGCGGGGTTGCTCCGCGTCTCGGATATTCATATCGTTCCGAGAAAGAACGATGCGGTGGTGCGTTTCCGCTTAGATGGACTACTGATGGAAAAAGCAACACTGACAAAAGAAACATGCGAGCGCCTGATTACTCATTTTAAATTTTTAGCAGGCATGGATATTGGCGAACGCCGCAGGCCGCAAAGCGGAGCGATGGAGACAAACCAGCAAGGGGAAATCCTTCATTTACGACTTTCCACATTGCCGACATCTTACGACGAAAGCCTCGTCATTCGACTGCTTCCACAAAACTTTTTTCTGCCGCAGTCACAGCTTTCCTTATTTACCCACTCTACTAACCTATTGCTTTCCCTATTTCAACAGCCGCAAGGATTAATCCTTTTTACCGGACCGACCGGATCAGGAAAAACGACGACTTTATATACGCTGTTGCGAGTTTGCCAAGAGGAATGGAACCGCAATGTCATCACCTTGGAAGACCCGGTCGAAAAACGAATCGACAATTTATTGCAAGTGCAGATTAACGAGAAAGCTGGAATTACGTATGCTGCCGGTTTAAAGGCGGCTTTGCGTCATGATCCGGACGTAATTATGGTCGGCGAAATTCGCGATGTCGAAACGGCAAAAATTGCGGTGCGTTCCGCCATGACAGGACATTTGATTGTCTCGACGATGCATACGAAAAATGCGGTTGGTGCGATTTACCGTTTGCGCGAATTCGGCATTCCGCTCGAAGATATTGAGCAAACATTGCTCGCCGTAACGGCGCAGCGGCTTGTCGATTTATTCTGTCCGTTTTGTGGCGAACATTGTTCGCTTTTTTGCCGCCAATATCGAAAAGTGCGCCGCGTCGCTGTGCATGAACTGCTGTATGGCAACGCATTATCGGATGCTATTCAATCCGTGCAAACAAAAAACAAATTGTGCCGCTACTATTCGTTGGAAAATATGATTCGCAAAGGGGTGGCGCTTGGGTTTTTGCCGGCATACACTCTCGCGGTCGTTAAGGGAGGGGGAAAATGA
- a CDS encoding helix-turn-helix transcriptional regulator: MEQTLKITNVLADPTRYHIYEYIAKKHKEVSVQEIADAFNIHPNVARLHLTKLEDVRMIVSETQKTGKGGRPSRLYRLSDEVIQLHFPFRDYQLLARIAIQTMMKLGDAGKQALYETGKNFGKELVAQRIPHDRSPQQLTFAEKAAIVKEAAEMAGFYPTFEYNEKEERIYLQIFNCPFKEIALQAPEVVCQMHQAFLRGMFEVLFPNVELVEMENMTNGCDYCSYRASWAQ, from the coding sequence ATGGAACAAACATTAAAAATTACAAACGTATTGGCGGACCCGACACGCTATCATATTTACGAGTATATCGCCAAAAAACATAAAGAAGTATCTGTTCAAGAAATTGCCGACGCATTTAACATCCACCCGAATGTCGCCCGTCTGCATTTAACAAAGCTAGAAGATGTCCGTATGATTGTTTCTGAAACGCAAAAAACCGGAAAAGGCGGGCGGCCAAGCCGACTTTACCGTCTTTCGGATGAAGTCATTCAGCTTCATTTTCCGTTTCGCGATTATCAGCTCCTTGCCAGAATCGCGATCCAAACGATGATGAAGCTTGGTGATGCGGGCAAACAGGCGCTTTACGAAACAGGAAAAAACTTTGGAAAAGAACTTGTTGCCCAGCGTATTCCACACGATCGATCCCCGCAGCAGTTAACGTTTGCCGAAAAAGCAGCCATCGTGAAAGAAGCGGCAGAAATGGCCGGATTTTACCCGACGTTTGAATATAATGAAAAAGAAGAAAGAATTTATTTGCAAATTTTTAACTGTCCGTTCAAGGAAATCGCCTTGCAAGCGCCAGAAGTCGTTTGTCAAATGCATCAGGCATTTTTGCGTGGAATGTTTGAAGTGCTTTTCCCAAACGTAGAACTAGTAGAAATGGAAAACATGACAAACGGCTGTGATTATTGTTCGTATCGGGCAAGTTGGGCACAATAA
- a CDS encoding IS110 family transposase — MNSISNKKINQVTDQTLVVGMDIAKKKHYACFVDERGRVLKKPFPVLQSREGLEWLYQCIVEAMKEFGKTEVIVGIEPTGHYWLNLAYFLDEKGIPLVMTNPMHVKRSKELDDNLPTKHDAKDALVIARLVKDGRFSYPRILKGMEADLRVGATFRSKLVEEQGAIRNQMIRWLDRYFPEFSQVFPSFGKMALAVLEYTPFPGDLAGKELEEVLALYRQSEGLQSPQKPKAKKLMELAQHSIGVTEGQQMARIEIATLVRRYRQLEKEIEALTEQLIELVQTSVEYEWLKTVPGLGDATIVELLSEIGSFSHYQDPRQLIKLAGLTLREHSSGQHKGQKRISKRGRRRLRALLFRVMMPMIRHNEAFRQLHDYYTTRPDNPLRKKQSIVVLCGKLLKVLHAVCTKRQAFDVKRMMQDIFGLETAA; from the coding sequence ATGAATTCTATCTCAAACAAGAAGATTAATCAAGTCACCGATCAAACGCTGGTGGTTGGGATGGATATTGCAAAGAAAAAACATTATGCCTGCTTTGTGGATGAGCGAGGGAGGGTGTTAAAAAAGCCGTTTCCCGTTCTGCAATCGAGAGAAGGATTGGAATGGTTGTACCAGTGCATCGTGGAAGCCATGAAGGAATTTGGAAAAACCGAGGTGATCGTTGGCATCGAGCCAACGGGACATTATTGGCTGAATCTCGCCTATTTTCTTGATGAGAAAGGCATCCCTCTCGTCATGACAAACCCGATGCACGTGAAGCGATCCAAAGAGCTGGACGATAACCTTCCAACCAAGCATGATGCGAAAGACGCGCTCGTCATTGCCCGGTTAGTGAAAGACGGCCGATTCAGCTATCCGCGTATTCTGAAAGGGATGGAGGCGGATCTGCGCGTGGGAGCGACATTTCGCTCCAAATTGGTGGAAGAACAGGGAGCGATTCGAAATCAAATGATTCGCTGGCTTGATCGATATTTTCCGGAGTTTTCCCAAGTCTTCCCGTCATTTGGGAAAATGGCGCTCGCGGTGCTGGAATATACGCCATTTCCGGGTGATCTGGCAGGAAAAGAACTAGAAGAGGTGCTGGCCCTTTACCGGCAAAGTGAGGGATTACAATCGCCACAAAAGCCGAAAGCGAAGAAGTTGATGGAATTGGCCCAACACTCCATTGGCGTAACGGAAGGACAACAGATGGCCCGTATCGAAATTGCCACGCTTGTCCGCCGGTACCGCCAGCTGGAAAAAGAGATCGAGGCATTGACAGAACAGCTGATTGAACTAGTTCAAACCTCCGTCGAATACGAATGGCTGAAGACCGTTCCGGGCTTAGGCGATGCGACCATCGTAGAACTGTTATCAGAGATCGGGAGTTTCTCCCATTATCAGGATCCGCGGCAGCTTATCAAATTAGCGGGCCTGACGCTGCGGGAACATTCCTCCGGCCAACACAAAGGGCAAAAACGGATCTCCAAGCGTGGAAGAAGGCGGTTGCGCGCCCTTCTGTTCCGGGTGATGATGCCGATGATCCGTCACAACGAAGCGTTTCGGCAGCTGCACGACTATTACACGACACGTCCTGATAATCCGTTGCGGAAGAAGCAATCCATTGTAGTGTTATGCGGAAAATTACTGAAGGTACTGCATGCGGTGTGTACGAAACGACAGGCGTTTGACGTGAAGCGAATGATGCAGGACATCTTTGGCCTCGAAACGGCTGCTTGA
- a CDS encoding DUF2626 domain-containing protein, whose protein sequence is MDRMFRVLAFWTGIFAVMFYLGHMHTTSLIFFGQTVFFLFLGYLKLTERMYIYIFGAYLTIFFAAFTYWTTFMMVPGMGE, encoded by the coding sequence ATGGATCGCATGTTCCGCGTCTTAGCGTTTTGGACGGGGATTTTCGCAGTCATGTTTTATCTTGGACATATGCACACTACTTCGCTTATTTTCTTTGGCCAAACGGTATTTTTCCTCTTTCTCGGCTACTTAAAATTAACGGAAAGAATGTACATTTATATTTTCGGGGCATACTTAACCATTTTCTTCGCCGCCTTTACGTATTGGACAACATTTATGATGGTCCCTGGCATGGGAGAATGA
- a CDS encoding class I SAM-dependent methyltransferase, whose protein sequence is MANAVCEAIQSSPLGRISYADYMKLALYDERCGYYMREGTKIGKDGDFFTNSHVSDIFGKLFASFFLRLVEKGGVSPHICEFGGGDGQFARAVLEEWKRKSPHTYEQLSYIIVETSPDQRAKQLQTLGDAAKKVTQYKDVHALKQHLPSFSGIVFSNEFFDAFPVHVITKENGMIYECFVAQNGSELMEEKYPLDNEDILQYLQERQLALADGQRLEVPLAMKAFLLQTSSFFRNCVMVTVDYGYTDEELQLPARRQGSLRGYYRHHLIANPLMHPGEMDITSHIQWDALRMYGEQAGWEYVSLLRQDRFLLAAGILEYLVAHDDISPFSSKNRQNRALRSLIMDEGISSAFHVMIQQKGVQLCWDDIWAQREFLLFS, encoded by the coding sequence ATGGCAAACGCGGTTTGTGAAGCGATCCAATCCTCGCCGCTTGGGCGCATCTCGTATGCTGACTACATGAAGCTCGCTTTATATGACGAGCGGTGTGGGTATTATATGCGCGAAGGAACGAAAATTGGAAAAGATGGAGACTTTTTCACGAACAGCCATGTTTCCGACATATTTGGCAAGCTGTTTGCTTCTTTTTTTCTTCGTTTAGTAGAAAAGGGCGGCGTGTCGCCGCATATTTGTGAGTTTGGCGGCGGGGACGGCCAATTTGCGCGCGCGGTGTTAGAAGAATGGAAGCGGAAAAGTCCGCACACATACGAGCAACTATCTTATATCATTGTCGAAACAAGCCCTGATCAGCGGGCAAAACAGCTTCAAACGCTTGGCGATGCCGCCAAGAAAGTAACGCAGTATAAAGACGTACACGCATTGAAGCAGCATTTGCCATCGTTTTCGGGAATCGTTTTTAGCAACGAATTTTTTGATGCTTTTCCGGTGCACGTCATCACCAAAGAAAATGGAATGATATACGAATGTTTCGTCGCCCAAAACGGTAGCGAGTTGATGGAGGAAAAGTATCCGCTAGACAATGAAGATATTCTTCAATATTTACAGGAGCGGCAGCTTGCTTTGGCGGATGGGCAGCGTTTAGAAGTACCGCTCGCGATGAAGGCGTTTCTTTTGCAGACTTCTTCGTTCTTTCGCAATTGTGTAATGGTGACAGTGGATTACGGTTATACCGATGAGGAGTTGCAATTGCCGGCAAGGCGGCAAGGAAGCTTGCGCGGATATTATCGCCACCATCTCATCGCCAATCCGCTCATGCACCCTGGGGAGATGGATATAACGTCGCATATTCAATGGGATGCGTTGCGAATGTATGGGGAACAGGCGGGATGGGAATATGTTTCGCTGCTTAGGCAGGATCGCTTTTTGCTTGCGGCTGGAATATTGGAATATTTAGTGGCGCACGACGATATAAGTCCATTTTCCTCAAAAAACAGACAAAACCGGGCGCTTCGGTCATTGATCATGGACGAAGGAATAAGCAGCGCCTTTCATGTGATGATCCAACAAAAAGGTGTACAGCTTTGCTGGGACGATATATGGGCGCAGCGGGAGTTTTTGCTGTTTTCCTAA
- a CDS encoding MBL fold metallo-hydrolase: MKWERIPVGPIQANAYILSHTDGSCVIFDPGAEGDRIVQHIEKQQLTPLAILLTHAHFDHIGGIHEVRAKWDLPIYLHQQEKEWLTDPTLNGSAYFGGQVIVRHEPTCIAGEQTLQIGAFTFDLLETPGHSPGSISYYCKEVEAVFSGDVLFAGSIGRTDLPGGNYEQLLRSIHDKLLALPEETIVLSGHGRETTIGAEMDTNPFLHGF; the protein is encoded by the coding sequence ATGAAGTGGGAGCGCATTCCAGTCGGGCCAATCCAGGCCAATGCCTACATACTATCTCATACAGATGGAAGTTGTGTCATTTTCGATCCGGGCGCGGAGGGAGATAGAATCGTCCAGCATATTGAAAAACAGCAGCTCACCCCGCTGGCGATTTTATTAACCCATGCCCATTTTGACCATATTGGCGGCATTCATGAAGTGAGAGCGAAATGGGATCTGCCGATTTATCTCCATCAACAGGAAAAAGAGTGGCTAACCGATCCTACTTTAAACGGATCGGCGTATTTCGGCGGCCAAGTCATCGTCCGCCATGAGCCGACATGCATAGCGGGAGAACAAACATTACAAATTGGAGCGTTTACGTTTGATTTATTGGAAACACCAGGCCACTCACCGGGCAGCATTTCTTACTATTGTAAAGAGGTCGAAGCGGTGTTTTCCGGAGATGTGCTTTTTGCCGGAAGCATTGGACGCACCGATTTGCCTGGAGGAAATTATGAACAGCTATTGCGAAGCATCCACGATAAGCTCCTTGCATTGCCGGAGGAAACGATTGTATTATCCGGACATGGACGGGAAACGACAATCGGGGCGGAAATGGATACAAACCCGTTTTTGCATGGGTTTTAA
- a CDS encoding DUF2759 domain-containing protein gives MGTVIIFALIALLALYGVVRTLRSKNILGFIFGLGAFAVFGWFVVMTILHHGIPTGTH, from the coding sequence ATGGGAACAGTCATTATTTTTGCGTTAATAGCGTTATTAGCGCTTTACGGAGTGGTACGCACATTGCGTAGCAAAAATATACTTGGATTTATTTTTGGGCTTGGCGCCTTTGCCGTATTCGGCTGGTTCGTGGTCATGACGATATTGCATCACGGGATTCCGACAGGTACCCACTAA
- a CDS encoding M14 family metallopeptidase, which yields MNIYASLGDTLAMYSEWFSVPYELLVDANPHIKNEYLELGEVVCIPGYDTVWAWEELASLCSVNEMALQRMKGTEEIISGAVQLPKRIVSRVVQGQKAYDFLALQQDIETLCRYYPFVRTRTIGYSVLGLPLIELQIGRGPIRVHFNGSFHANEWITTAVIMTFLNDYLLALTNGKTLCGNRMLDYYKKVTLSIVPMVNPDGVNLVLHGPPEQEPYRSEVVRINGGSCDFSQWKANIRGIDLNNQFPAKWEVEQARKVPKAPAPRDFPGFAPLTEPETKAMAALTEESDFAMVLAFHTQGKEIYWGYEGLEPPEAEETVKEFAKASGYQAVRYIDSHAGYRDWFIQTWKRRGYTVELGEGVNPLPIEQFTEIYKDSLGIFLAALYMA from the coding sequence TTGAATATATATGCTTCCTTAGGAGATACGCTCGCCATGTACAGCGAATGGTTTTCTGTTCCTTACGAGTTATTGGTGGACGCAAATCCGCATATAAAAAACGAATACTTGGAGCTGGGGGAGGTTGTTTGCATTCCTGGATACGATACGGTCTGGGCGTGGGAAGAGTTGGCCTCTTTGTGTTCTGTAAACGAAATGGCATTGCAGCGCATGAAAGGCACAGAGGAAATCATAAGCGGGGCGGTACAGCTGCCAAAGCGGATTGTTTCCCGCGTGGTTCAGGGGCAAAAAGCGTACGATTTTTTGGCGTTGCAACAGGATATTGAGACGCTTTGCCGTTATTATCCGTTTGTACGAACAAGAACGATTGGATATAGCGTGCTCGGGTTGCCGTTAATCGAACTGCAGATTGGCCGCGGGCCGATTCGCGTCCATTTTAATGGATCGTTTCATGCCAACGAATGGATTACGACCGCGGTGATTATGACATTTTTAAATGACTATTTGCTGGCGTTGACAAACGGGAAAACGCTTTGTGGCAATCGCATGCTTGATTACTATAAAAAGGTGACGCTGTCAATTGTGCCGATGGTCAATCCCGATGGGGTCAATCTTGTGTTGCACGGCCCGCCTGAACAAGAGCCGTATCGGAGCGAAGTGGTGCGCATCAACGGCGGATCTTGCGATTTTTCACAGTGGAAGGCAAATATTCGCGGCATTGATTTAAATAATCAATTTCCAGCCAAATGGGAGGTGGAGCAGGCCCGCAAAGTTCCAAAAGCACCGGCGCCTCGCGATTTTCCAGGGTTCGCGCCGCTGACGGAGCCGGAAACCAAAGCGATGGCCGCGTTAACAGAGGAAAGCGACTTTGCCATGGTTTTGGCCTTCCATACGCAAGGAAAAGAAATATATTGGGGATACGAAGGACTTGAGCCGCCGGAAGCGGAAGAAACCGTAAAAGAATTTGCCAAAGCGAGCGGCTATCAGGCCGTACGGTATATCGACAGCCATGCCGGGTATCGCGATTGGTTTATTCAAACGTGGAAACGAAGAGGATATACGGTAGAATTAGGAGAAGGGGTAAATCCGTTGCCAATTGAACAATTCACCGAGATATATAAAGATAGTCTTGGCATTTTTCTAGCGGCATTGTATATGGCATAA